The following coding sequences lie in one Deltaproteobacteria bacterium genomic window:
- the hemC gene encoding hydroxymethylbilane synthase, whose product MGTVTGRLRLGTRASPLARVQAELVRTLLGARHPGLEVELVFVRTTGDRLRGPLAPAGGKGLFVKEIEEALAAGHVDAGVHSMKDLPARLAPGLMIGAVPERVDPRDVLVGGDGGGVAGLPAGARVGTASPRRRAQLLAGRPDLAVVLLRGNVDTRLRKWRAGEVDALVLAAAGLARLGIVEPAAHLLGVDEFLPAVGQGALALECRADDARTRALLAAVDDPAAATAVAAERAFLVTVGGDCNTALAAHATVADGRVTLRALVADPDGHRRLTEHGTAVAAEAEVLGRTLAARLLAAGAAELIGR is encoded by the coding sequence GTGGGGACCGTCACCGGCCGGCTCCGCCTGGGGACCCGCGCGAGCCCGCTGGCGCGGGTCCAGGCCGAGCTCGTGCGCACGTTGCTCGGCGCACGCCATCCCGGGCTCGAGGTCGAGCTCGTCTTCGTGCGGACGACCGGCGACCGGCTGCGGGGCCCGCTCGCGCCCGCGGGCGGCAAGGGGCTGTTCGTGAAGGAGATCGAGGAGGCGCTGGCCGCCGGCCACGTCGACGCCGGCGTGCATTCGATGAAGGATCTCCCGGCGCGGCTCGCCCCGGGGCTGATGATCGGCGCGGTGCCCGAGCGGGTGGACCCGCGCGACGTCCTGGTCGGCGGCGATGGCGGCGGCGTCGCCGGCCTCCCGGCAGGCGCGCGCGTCGGCACGGCGAGCCCGCGCCGGCGGGCGCAGCTCCTGGCCGGCCGCCCGGACCTCGCGGTCGTGCTCCTCCGCGGCAACGTCGACACCCGCCTCCGGAAGTGGCGTGCGGGCGAGGTCGACGCGCTGGTGCTCGCCGCGGCGGGCCTCGCGCGACTCGGCATCGTCGAGCCGGCGGCACACCTCCTCGGCGTCGACGAGTTCCTCCCTGCCGTCGGCCAGGGCGCGCTCGCTCTCGAATGCCGCGCGGACGACGCTCGGACGCGGGCGCTGCTGGCGGCCGTCGACGACCCGGCGGCGGCCACGGCGGTCGCGGCCGAGCGGGCCTTCCTCGTCACCGTCGGGGGAGACTGCAACACGGCGCTGGCCGCCCATGCGACCGTCGCCGATGGCCGCGTGACGCTGCGCGCGCTCGTCGCCGACCCCGACGGCCACCGCCGTCTGACAGAGCACGGCACGGCGGTTGCCGCCGAGGCCGAGGTGCTCGGGCGGACGCTCGCGGCGCGGCTGCTCGCCGCCGGGGCGGCGGAGCTGATCGGCCGATGA